ATCGACTCGTCGATGTTCTTCGAGCCCCACGCCTTCTCGAGGAATTTGCGAATCACCGGCTTGGCCGTCAGCAGCTTGAAGAAGCCGTCGTCCCAGAGCCGGAACCGCAGCGTGCTCAGCAGCCAGGACTGCCCACGTGTCGACGGCACCCGCTCGTCGCGCGCCTTGCCTTCGAAGCCGGTCGGGCTGATCAGGCCGAGGGTGGCGAATGCCTCGGGCTTCTCGGCCGCTGCGCGAGCGACGAATTCGCACGACAGTGACAATCCGAGCACGTCGATCGGCTGCGGTCCGTGCACCTCCTGCACGCGCGCGATCGCTGCGTGCACGGCATCGGTCATCACCCGGGCGGTGTATTCGCGATCGTCGCGATCGGACTGGCCGAAGCCGGGGAGGTCGACCGCGTGAACAGGGCGGTGCTTGGCGTAGTGGTCGTACAGCGTCTTCATCTCGAACGCCGAACCGGCGGCGTTGACGCTGTGCACCAAGAGCAGCGGCCGCGTCGTATCGTCGCTCGACGGGAATCCGATCGAGTAGGTCGCGAGTCGACCGACCTTGGTGACGATATCGGCCCGAATGCCTCCGACCGGATTGGCAAGATTCGACCGTGCGTAGTTTTGCGTGGCCGTTTGCGTCTCGAATGTTTCGCCGCCGACGACTGACATTTGCGTCCCCCTTGGAGAATGAATCTGAGGGAGAAAATGGCGTGGAACTCGTTCAGTTCCAGTGCTGAAAGCGTGAAATGAAACTAATCAGTGAAAATTGGTATCTGCGTATATGAGGCGGAGTGAGTGCGGCGTCACGACGCGACTCCGCACGTACCATTTGAAACAATCCGCGCGTCACGCGCGCTTGACGTCAACCGATTAGTTGGCGTTGCGGCCGAGAAACGGTTGTCCATTCGGCTTGACACGCACGCCCGGGCGCAGGCGTGTCCACTGCAACGACGCGGTATCCGCCGGCATCGCGCCGGGCGCGGCGCAGATCAGCAGGCGCTCGGCGATCGGCTGGAAGTCGGCGCGAAAATGCACCGAACTCTTCACGACGAGGATCGCCTGTTCGGTCGGCTCGATGCCGACATAGCGATACATCGCCTGATCGGCGAGCTGCGCCTTGTGCGAGCTGACGACGACGCGCACGTCGCCGATGCGCAGGCACGCCGACGGCCCCATCTCCATCTCGCGCCCGCCATAG
The DNA window shown above is from Rhodopseudomonas palustris HaA2 and carries:
- a CDS encoding alpha/beta fold hydrolase, whose translation is MSVVGGETFETQTATQNYARSNLANPVGGIRADIVTKVGRLATYSIGFPSSDDTTRPLLLVHSVNAAGSAFEMKTLYDHYAKHRPVHAVDLPGFGQSDRDDREYTARVMTDAVHAAIARVQEVHGPQPIDVLGLSLSCEFVARAAAEKPEAFATLGLISPTGFEGKARDERVPSTRGQSWLLSTLRFRLWDDGFFKLLTAKPVIRKFLEKAWGSKNIDESMLEYDYHTTHQPGARYAPYYFVAGYMFSKDILSVYKSLRLPVWMAYGVRGDFVDYRHKSRVAGRSNWTIVQFDAGAMMHFEILDQVVRSYDQFLAVSAKTDAPVMSA